A single genomic interval of Candidatus Eisenbacteria bacterium harbors:
- a CDS encoding DUF86 domain-containing protein: MQRDDTVYIRHILDAARKALHFAKSRTREDLDKNEMLGMSLVHLLVIVGEAANNVSMDFREQHPSLPWRKMTELRNRLIHGYFDINLDIVWDTVLKDLPPLVTALEKILPTEQLP; the protein is encoded by the coding sequence ATGCAGCGTGACGACACCGTGTACATCCGCCATATCTTGGATGCCGCCAGAAAGGCGCTGCATTTTGCGAAGAGCCGAACCAGAGAAGACCTGGACAAGAATGAGATGCTAGGTATGTCGCTCGTCCACCTGCTAGTGATAGTCGGCGAGGCGGCAAACAATGTCTCCATGGATTTCCGTGAGCAGCATCCATCTCTTCCTTGGAGAAAGATGACCGAACTCCGCAATCGGTTGATTCATGGTTACTTTGATATCAACCTTGATATTGTCTGGGATACTGTTCTGAAAGATCTCCCTCCGCTCGTGACTGCCCTGGAGAAGATTCTTCCCACGGAGCAATTGCCTTGA
- a CDS encoding nucleotidyltransferase family protein, producing the protein MTAKKAHVEFPEDKVASFCKKHHILRLSLYGSVLRDDFGLESDVDVLVEFETGHVPSFFRLFDMEDELSVMLGGRKVDLRTPEDLSRYFRRNVLATAVVKYAA; encoded by the coding sequence ATGACGGCCAAGAAAGCACACGTAGAATTTCCAGAAGACAAGGTAGCATCGTTCTGCAAGAAACATCATATACTGAGATTATCCCTCTATGGTTCTGTGCTGCGGGACGACTTTGGACTCGAGAGCGATGTGGACGTCCTCGTCGAATTCGAAACTGGCCACGTGCCGAGTTTCTTCCGCTTGTTTGATATGGAGGACGAACTGTCCGTCATGCTTGGCGGGAGAAAGGTTGACCTGCGGACACCTGAAGATCTGAGCCGCTATTTCAGGCGGAATGTGCTCGCCACCGCTGTGGTGAAATATGCAGCGTGA